A window from Catenulispora sp. MAP5-51 encodes these proteins:
- a CDS encoding uracil-DNA glycosylase produces the protein MRELIPASWAPVLAAETEQPYFADLEAFLKTERAEYQVFPPEDEVFAALEATPYQDVKVVLIGQDPYHDDGQAHGMCFSVRPGVRIPPSLRNMYKELETDLGVPPVKHGYLKAWADQGVLLLNTVLTVRAHEPASHKDRGWEKFTDAVIKDVSAREKPVVFVLWGAHAKKKRKLIDTSRHVIVEGAHPSPLSAKLFFGSKPFSAVNEALVGFGQEPIDWQLPETV, from the coding sequence ATGCGTGAACTCATCCCCGCCTCCTGGGCGCCGGTGCTGGCTGCCGAGACCGAGCAGCCGTACTTCGCCGACCTGGAGGCTTTCCTTAAGACCGAGCGTGCCGAGTACCAGGTGTTCCCGCCTGAGGACGAGGTGTTCGCGGCGTTGGAGGCCACGCCGTACCAGGACGTCAAGGTGGTGCTGATCGGGCAGGACCCGTACCACGACGACGGCCAGGCGCACGGCATGTGCTTCTCGGTGCGCCCCGGCGTGCGCATCCCGCCGTCGCTGCGGAACATGTACAAGGAGCTGGAGACGGACCTGGGCGTCCCGCCGGTCAAGCACGGCTACCTGAAGGCCTGGGCCGACCAGGGCGTGCTGCTGCTCAACACGGTGCTCACCGTGCGCGCGCACGAGCCGGCCTCGCACAAGGACCGCGGCTGGGAGAAGTTCACCGACGCCGTCATCAAGGATGTCTCGGCGCGGGAGAAGCCGGTGGTGTTCGTGCTCTGGGGCGCGCACGCCAAGAAGAAGCGGAAGCTGATCGACACCTCGCGGCACGTGATCGTCGAGGGCGCGCACCCCTCGCCGCTGTCGGCGAAGCTGTTCTTCGGCTCCAAGCCGTTCTCGGCGGTGAACGAGGCGCTGGTCGGCTTCGGGCAGGAGCCGATCGACTGGCAGCTGCCTGAGACGGTCTGA
- a CDS encoding ABC transporter ATP-binding protein: MRRLFAVSWVYRRSVLIAFGGSLLAMLANAAMPLIQRHIIDDVVISRTSPLAPWAAMALVLAILNFAGTRLRRYVGGKLSLDVQYDLRNRIFGALSRLDGARQDELATGQLISRATSDVTMVQGLLGMLPMLTGNFLLFFVALGVMAFLSPLLTLVAVATGPLLWLVAVAARKRLYPATWEAQQQASALAGVVDAAVGGVRVVKGFGQEEQELGKLEAAGERLFASRLRAVRFSARYNPAIMAIPALGQVGVLFLGGWLALRGTITLGTFLAFSTYLAQMLGPVRMLSSLVTIGQQARASVERIFEIIDSQPKVTEKPDAAVLPRQASGVEFDGAVFGYVASRPVLRGLDLAVRPGETVALVGTSGSGKSTVSMLLPRFYDVQAGVVRVGGADVRDVTLESLRAAIGLVMEDSFLFSDSVRANIAYGRPDATDEQVRAAAAMAEADEFVEQLPAGYDTVVGEQGLTLSGGQRQRIALARALITDPRVLILDDATSAVDARVEAEIHDTLRRVMAGRTTLLIAHRRSTLALADRIAVLDRGRVVDIGTHEELTERCPLYRLLLSGPGDDAEGIDAGDLTRAAAAGDLTQATAGNGARPQAADSISTLPAGAEAQTDGLTDGLTDGMVDGITPSLWPEVEDDGDGDGLAGAKGSGTRALPGMGGGGGGRGGVGGGGGGFGGFLASMPPTPELLEKVAKLPPATDVPHVAQSQARAADPGFALRKLLRPFRLALLLGLLLVAADTAAGLALPALIRGGVDRGILAGSLSAIVGVSVAALAVVVVDTVVNVCQARVTGRTGERLLYALRVKVFAQLQRLGLDYYERELSGRIMTRMTTDVDALSTFLQTGLQQAVVSVLSFVGIVVALVVIDWQMALIALSVLPPLLIATAVFRSKSSKAYTEAREKVSAVNADLQENVAGMRVTQAFRREGTNAARFAGLSDEFRVSRLRAQKYIATYFPFVQFLADIAGLLVLAAGASRVHSGELTAGALIAYLLYIDMVFSPVQQLSQVFDGYQQAAVGLRRIGDLLRTVPSTPEPARPVPVPAELGEIVFDDVTFAYGPDTRPALEGVSVRIPAGQTVALVGQTGAGKSTFVKMVARFYDPTGGAVTAGERDLREFPLTDWRHRLGVVPQEAYLFDGTVAEAIAYARPDAPPREIEAAARAVGAEEMIASLPEGFHSRVAERGRNLSAGQRQLLALARAELADPDVLILDEATSALDLATEAAVTRAELARDADHGVTGRTRTTLVVAHRLTTAARADRILVMDGGRIVEDGTHAQLVEAGGTYAELWEAFAAGHEDGERETETAGAAI, encoded by the coding sequence ATGCGCCGCCTGTTCGCGGTCAGCTGGGTCTACCGCCGCAGCGTCCTGATCGCCTTCGGCGGCTCGCTGCTGGCGATGCTCGCCAACGCCGCCATGCCGCTGATCCAGCGCCACATCATCGACGACGTCGTCATCAGCCGCACCTCGCCGCTGGCCCCGTGGGCCGCCATGGCGCTGGTGCTGGCGATCCTGAACTTCGCCGGGACCCGGCTGCGCCGCTACGTCGGCGGCAAGCTGTCCCTGGACGTGCAGTACGACCTGCGCAACCGCATCTTCGGCGCGCTGTCGCGGCTGGACGGCGCGCGGCAGGACGAGCTGGCGACCGGGCAGCTGATCTCGCGGGCCACCTCCGACGTCACGATGGTGCAGGGGCTGCTCGGCATGCTGCCGATGCTGACCGGGAACTTCCTGCTGTTCTTCGTCGCGCTCGGCGTGATGGCGTTCCTGTCACCGCTGCTGACGCTGGTCGCGGTGGCGACCGGGCCGCTGCTGTGGCTGGTGGCGGTGGCCGCGCGCAAGCGGCTGTACCCGGCCACGTGGGAGGCGCAGCAGCAGGCTTCGGCGCTGGCCGGCGTGGTGGACGCCGCGGTCGGCGGGGTGCGCGTGGTGAAGGGCTTCGGGCAGGAGGAGCAGGAGCTCGGCAAGCTCGAGGCGGCCGGCGAGCGGCTGTTCGCCTCGCGGCTGCGCGCGGTGCGCTTCTCGGCGCGGTACAACCCGGCGATCATGGCGATCCCGGCGCTGGGGCAGGTCGGGGTGCTGTTCCTCGGCGGGTGGCTGGCGCTGCGCGGGACCATCACGCTGGGCACGTTCCTGGCGTTCTCCACCTACCTGGCGCAGATGCTCGGGCCGGTGCGGATGCTGTCCTCGCTGGTGACGATCGGGCAGCAGGCCCGGGCCAGCGTGGAGCGCATCTTCGAGATCATCGACTCCCAGCCGAAGGTCACCGAGAAGCCGGACGCCGCGGTGCTGCCGCGCCAGGCCTCCGGGGTGGAGTTCGACGGCGCGGTGTTCGGCTACGTCGCCTCCCGGCCGGTGCTGCGCGGGCTGGACCTGGCGGTGCGCCCCGGGGAGACGGTGGCGCTGGTGGGGACCTCCGGCTCGGGCAAGTCCACGGTGTCGATGCTGCTCCCCCGCTTCTACGACGTGCAGGCCGGTGTGGTGCGGGTCGGCGGCGCGGACGTGCGCGACGTGACCCTGGAGTCCCTGCGCGCGGCGATCGGCCTGGTGATGGAGGACAGCTTCCTGTTCTCCGACTCCGTGCGCGCCAACATCGCCTACGGCCGCCCCGACGCCACCGACGAGCAGGTGCGGGCCGCGGCGGCGATGGCCGAGGCCGACGAGTTCGTCGAGCAGCTGCCCGCGGGCTACGACACCGTGGTCGGCGAGCAGGGCCTGACCCTGTCCGGCGGCCAGCGCCAGCGCATAGCCCTGGCCCGGGCGCTGATCACCGACCCCCGGGTGCTGATCCTGGACGACGCCACCTCCGCGGTGGACGCCCGCGTGGAGGCGGAGATCCACGACACGCTGCGCCGGGTCATGGCCGGACGCACCACGCTGCTGATCGCGCACCGCCGCTCCACGCTGGCGCTGGCCGACCGGATCGCGGTACTGGACCGCGGCCGGGTCGTCGACATCGGCACGCACGAGGAGCTCACCGAGCGCTGCCCGCTGTACCGGCTGCTGCTGTCCGGGCCGGGGGACGACGCGGAGGGCATCGACGCCGGGGATCTGACGCGAGCTGCGGCTGCCGGGGACCTGACGCAGGCGACGGCCGGCAACGGCGCGCGCCCGCAGGCCGCCGACTCGATCAGCACGCTGCCCGCCGGCGCCGAGGCTCAGACCGACGGCCTGACCGACGGCCTGACCGACGGCATGGTCGACGGCATCACCCCGAGCCTGTGGCCGGAGGTCGAGGACGACGGTGACGGCGACGGCCTGGCCGGGGCCAAGGGCTCCGGCACCCGCGCGCTGCCCGGCATGGGCGGCGGAGGCGGCGGCCGGGGCGGCGTCGGAGGCGGGGGCGGCGGCTTCGGCGGCTTCCTGGCCTCGATGCCCCCGACCCCGGAGCTGCTGGAGAAGGTGGCGAAGCTGCCGCCGGCCACCGACGTCCCCCACGTCGCCCAGAGCCAGGCCCGGGCCGCCGACCCCGGCTTCGCGCTGCGCAAGCTGCTGCGTCCGTTCCGCCTTGCGCTGCTGCTCGGCCTGCTGCTGGTCGCCGCCGACACCGCGGCCGGGCTGGCGCTGCCGGCGCTGATCCGCGGCGGCGTGGACCGGGGCATCCTGGCCGGCTCGCTGTCGGCCATCGTCGGGGTCTCGGTCGCGGCGCTGGCCGTCGTGGTCGTGGACACCGTGGTCAACGTCTGCCAGGCCCGGGTCACCGGCCGCACCGGCGAGCGCCTGCTGTACGCGCTGCGGGTGAAGGTGTTCGCGCAGTTGCAGCGCCTGGGGCTGGACTACTACGAGCGCGAGCTCTCGGGGCGGATCATGACCCGGATGACCACCGACGTGGACGCGCTGTCCACGTTCCTGCAGACCGGTCTGCAGCAGGCGGTCGTCAGCGTCCTGTCCTTCGTCGGCATCGTGGTGGCGCTGGTGGTGATCGACTGGCAGATGGCGCTGATCGCGCTGAGCGTCCTGCCGCCGCTGCTGATCGCGACCGCGGTGTTCCGGTCCAAGTCCAGCAAGGCCTACACCGAGGCCCGCGAGAAGGTCTCGGCGGTCAACGCCGACCTGCAGGAGAACGTCGCGGGTATGCGGGTGACGCAGGCATTCCGGCGGGAGGGCACGAACGCGGCCCGGTTCGCCGGGCTGTCGGACGAGTTCCGCGTCTCGCGGCTGCGCGCGCAGAAGTACATCGCCACGTACTTCCCGTTCGTGCAGTTCCTGGCCGACATCGCCGGGCTGCTGGTGCTGGCCGCCGGCGCCTCCCGGGTGCACTCCGGGGAGCTGACCGCCGGCGCGCTGATCGCCTACCTGCTCTACATCGACATGGTGTTCTCGCCGGTGCAGCAGCTCTCGCAGGTGTTCGACGGCTACCAGCAGGCCGCGGTCGGGCTGCGCCGGATCGGCGACCTGCTGCGCACCGTGCCCTCCACGCCGGAGCCGGCGCGGCCGGTGCCGGTCCCGGCGGAGCTCGGCGAGATCGTGTTCGACGACGTCACCTTCGCCTACGGCCCGGACACGCGGCCGGCGCTGGAGGGCGTCAGCGTGCGCATCCCGGCCGGGCAGACGGTGGCGCTGGTCGGGCAGACCGGAGCGGGCAAGTCGACCTTCGTGAAGATGGTCGCCCGCTTCTACGACCCGACCGGCGGCGCCGTGACGGCCGGCGAGCGCGACCTGCGCGAGTTCCCGCTGACCGACTGGCGGCACCGGCTCGGCGTGGTCCCGCAGGAGGCGTACCTGTTCGACGGGACCGTCGCCGAGGCCATCGCCTACGCCCGTCCGGACGCCCCGCCGCGCGAGATCGAGGCGGCGGCCCGCGCGGTCGGCGCCGAGGAGATGATCGCGTCGCTGCCCGAGGGGTTCCACTCCCGGGTGGCCGAGCGCGGCCGGAACCTGTCGGCCGGGCAGCGGCAGCTGCTCGCGCTGGCCCGCGCGGAGCTGGCCGACCCGGACGTGCTGATCCTGGACGAGGCGACCTCGGCCCTGGACCTGGCCACCGAGGCCGCGGTGACGCGCGCCGAGCTGGCCCGCGACGCCGACCACGGCGTCACCGGGCGCACCCGGACCACGCTGGTGGTCGCGCACCGGCTGACCACGGCGGCGCGCGCCGACCGGATCCTGGTGATGGACGGCGGGCGGATCGTGGAGGACGGGACGCACGCGCAGCTGGTGGAGGCCGGCGGGACGTACGCGGAGCTGTGGGAGGCGTTCGCCGCCGGGCATGAGGACGGCGAGCGGGAGACGGAGACTGCGGGCGCCGCTATATAG
- a CDS encoding MarR family transcriptional regulator has protein sequence MSESNQLSGLPAERVVDAVQVLVRLRRSLERVETGLTLPQYQLLSMVRGGGERSARLADKLAVRKPTLTAAADALVAAGLLEREADPGDRRVVRVRITEAGLAAVRSAEEQLAAALAPLFGDAAAHLDGGAEALLNSFDALDGALNRRFAEHRARHLAAQAE, from the coding sequence ATGAGTGAGTCGAACCAACTGTCCGGGCTGCCCGCGGAGCGGGTGGTCGACGCCGTGCAGGTGCTGGTGCGCCTGCGGCGGTCGCTGGAGCGGGTGGAGACCGGCTTGACCCTGCCGCAGTACCAGCTGCTGTCGATGGTGCGCGGCGGCGGGGAGCGGTCGGCACGGCTGGCCGACAAGCTCGCGGTGCGCAAGCCCACGCTGACGGCCGCCGCCGACGCCCTGGTGGCCGCCGGGCTGCTGGAGCGGGAAGCCGACCCCGGGGACCGCCGGGTGGTGCGGGTGCGGATTACCGAGGCCGGTCTGGCTGCTGTACGGAGTGCCGAGGAGCAGTTGGCCGCCGCGTTGGCGCCGCTGTTCGGCGACGCGGCCGCACACCTGGACGGCGGCGCGGAGGCGCTGCTGAACAGCTTCGACGCGCTGGACGGGGCGCTGAACCGGCGGTTCGCCGAGCATCGGGCCCGGCACCTGGCCGCGCAGGCCGAATAA
- a CDS encoding MAB_1171c family putative transporter, which yields MGPDDALVVHGAGRWLLAGHDLVFAGYAAWSLAAATAAFAREARRAGPGPVRTGIRLSLAALAVGMVWTAWTVDDVVHVLRTGIQDGSEDLVSNALGALCAAFIVAATLVAKWHAGYAAVRDRVHTYLVYRRLTPLWEAIRTELPQIALEDDRRLLFSGRSLDFALYRRVIEIHDGRLALRPYAPEHEPGRGRGPDTAPEADRGADRADRKAEREAYRRADRGADRGAEPDTDREAFAEAASIAAALENRRAGRVGAPGAPVRHTEAARTVAVEAAWLAEVAAAFTRVRKSSDFPSSRPRTRSGS from the coding sequence ATCGGCCCGGACGACGCGCTGGTCGTCCACGGCGCGGGCCGGTGGCTGCTGGCCGGGCACGACCTGGTCTTCGCCGGGTACGCGGCCTGGTCGCTGGCCGCCGCCACCGCCGCCTTCGCCCGCGAGGCGCGCCGCGCGGGCCCGGGACCGGTGCGGACCGGGATCCGGCTGTCGCTGGCGGCACTGGCGGTGGGCATGGTGTGGACGGCGTGGACCGTCGACGACGTCGTCCACGTGCTGCGCACCGGGATCCAGGACGGCAGCGAGGACCTGGTGTCGAACGCGCTCGGCGCACTGTGCGCGGCCTTCATCGTCGCGGCGACGCTGGTCGCCAAGTGGCATGCCGGATACGCCGCGGTCCGGGACCGGGTTCACACCTACCTGGTCTACCGGCGGCTCACGCCGCTGTGGGAGGCCATCCGCACCGAGCTGCCGCAGATCGCGCTCGAGGACGATCGGCGGCTGCTGTTCAGCGGACGGTCGCTGGACTTCGCCCTGTACCGGCGGGTCATCGAGATCCACGACGGTCGGCTCGCACTGCGCCCGTACGCGCCGGAGCACGAGCCGGGGCGGGGGCGGGGGCCGGACACAGCGCCCGAGGCCGACCGCGGGGCCGATCGCGCTGATCGCAAGGCCGAACGCGAGGCCTACCGCAGGGCCGATCGCGGGGCTGATCGCGGGGCCGAGCCCGACACCGATCGCGAGGCGTTCGCCGAGGCCGCGTCCATCGCCGCCGCGCTGGAGAACCGGCGGGCCGGACGGGTCGGCGCGCCCGGTGCGCCGGTCCGGCACACCGAGGCCGCCCGGACCGTGGCGGTGGAGGCCGCGTGGCTGGCGGAGGTCGCCGCCGCGTTCACACGGGTTCGCAAGAGCTCTGATTTTCCATCGTCCAGGCCGCGCACGAGAAGTGGGAGCTGA
- a CDS encoding D-2-hydroxyacid dehydrogenase family protein — MPTPTKIAVLDDYQNVALTLADWPSLDAETTVFTAPFADSAEAVRALAGFDVIVAMRERTRFPAEVLEQLGDLRLLVSTGPRNAAIDLDAARRLGVTVCGTGYSPTPTIELTWALILAAARNLPDETASMRAGGWQVGLGTGLHGKTLGLLGLGRIGSAVARIGQAFGMETIAWSQNLTAEKAAEHGVRAVAKEELFAGSDVLSIHLVLSHRSRGLVGAAELAAMKDSAILVNTSRGPIIEEAALVEALRDKQIGRAAIDVYDAEPLPADHPLRTLPNALLTPHIGYVSRELYTTFYQDAVADIAAFQAGSPIRLMT; from the coding sequence GTGCCTACCCCCACGAAGATCGCCGTCCTCGACGATTACCAGAACGTCGCCCTGACGCTGGCCGACTGGCCGTCCCTGGACGCCGAGACCACCGTGTTCACCGCCCCCTTCGCCGACTCCGCCGAAGCCGTCCGCGCCCTGGCCGGCTTCGACGTGATCGTCGCGATGCGCGAGCGCACCCGCTTCCCGGCCGAGGTCCTGGAGCAGCTGGGCGATCTGCGCCTGCTGGTCAGCACCGGCCCGCGCAACGCCGCCATCGACCTGGACGCGGCCCGGCGGCTGGGCGTCACGGTGTGCGGGACCGGATACTCCCCGACGCCCACCATCGAGCTCACCTGGGCCCTGATCCTGGCCGCGGCCCGGAACCTGCCCGACGAGACGGCCTCGATGCGCGCCGGCGGCTGGCAGGTGGGGCTGGGCACCGGGCTGCACGGCAAGACCCTGGGCCTGCTGGGCCTGGGGAGGATCGGCTCCGCGGTGGCGCGGATCGGCCAGGCGTTCGGCATGGAGACGATCGCCTGGAGCCAGAACCTGACCGCCGAGAAGGCCGCCGAGCACGGCGTCCGGGCGGTGGCCAAGGAGGAGCTGTTCGCCGGCAGCGACGTGCTCAGCATCCACCTCGTGCTCAGTCACCGCTCCCGCGGCCTGGTCGGCGCCGCCGAGCTCGCCGCGATGAAGGACTCGGCGATCCTGGTCAACACCTCGCGCGGCCCGATCATCGAGGAGGCCGCCCTCGTCGAGGCCCTGCGGGACAAGCAGATCGGCAGGGCCGCGATCGACGTCTACGACGCCGAGCCGCTCCCCGCCGACCACCCGCTCAGGACACTGCCGAACGCGCTGCTCACTCCGCACATCGGGTACGTGTCCCGCGAGCTCTACACGACCTTCTACCAGGACGCCGTCGCCGACATCGCCGCCTTCCAGGCCGGCAGCCCGATCCGCCTGATGACCTGA